The Prionailurus bengalensis isolate Pbe53 chromosome A3, Fcat_Pben_1.1_paternal_pri, whole genome shotgun sequence genome includes a window with the following:
- the PARD6B gene encoding partitioning defective 6 homolog beta: MNRSHRHGAGSGCLGTMEVKSKFGAEFRRFSLERSKPGKFEEFYGLLQHVHKIPNVDVLVGYADIHGDLLPINNDDNYHKAVSTANPLLRIFIQKKEEADYSAFGTDTLIKKKNVLTNVLRPDNHRKKPHIVISMPQDFRPVSSIIDVDILPETHRRVRLYKYGTEKPLGFYIRDGSSVRVTPHGLEKVPGIFISRLVPGGLAQSTGLLAVNDEVLEVNGIEVSGKSLDQVTDMMIANSRNLIITVRPANQRNNVVRNSRTSGSSGQSTDNSLLGYPQQAEPSFEPEDEDSDEDDIVIEGNGVPQQIPKAVPTTESLESLTQIELNFESGQNGFIPSNEVSLAPVASGTGTETRAPDQKLLEEDGTIITL, encoded by the exons ATGAACCGCAGTCACCGGCACGGAGCGGGCAGCGGCTGCCTGGGCACCATGGAGGTGAAGAGCAAG TTTGGAGCTGAATTTCGTCGGTTTTCACTGGAAAGATCCAAACCTGGAAAATTTGAGGAGTTTTATGGATTACTGCAACATGTTCATAAGATACCCAATGTTGACGTTTTAGTAGGCTATGCAGACATCCATGGAGACTTACTACCTATAAACAATGACGATAATTATCACAAAGCTGTTTCAACGGCCAACCCACTACTTAGGATTTTTATACAAAAAAAGG aagaaGCAGACTACAGTGCCTTTGGTACAGACACACtaataaagaagaagaatgttTTAACCAACGTATTGCGTCCTGACAACCATAGAAAAAAGCCACATATAGTCATTAGCATGCCCCAAGACTTCAGACCCGTGTCTTCTATTATAGACGTGGATATTCTCCCAGAAACACATCGTAGGGTTCGTCTTTACAAGTACGGCACTGAGAAACCCTTAGGATTCTACATCCGGGATGGCTCCAGTGTCAGGGTAACACCTCATGGCTTAGAGAAGGTCCCAGGGATCTTTATATCCAGACTTGTCCCCGGAGGCCTGGCTCAAAGCACAGGACTGTTAGCTGTGAATGATGAAGTCTTAGAAGTCAACGGCATAGAAGTTTCAGGGAAGAGTCTTGATCAAGTAACAGACATGATGATCGCCAACAGCCGCAACCTCATCATCACGGTGAGACCAGCAAACCAGAGGAACAATGTTGTCCGGAACAGTCGGACTTCTGGCAGCTCTGGCCAGTCCACTGATAACAGCCTTCTGGGCTATCCCCAGCAGGCAGAACCGAGCTTTGAGCCAGAGGATGAAGACAGTGATGAGGACGACATTGTTATTGAAGGTAACGGAGTGCCGCAGCAGATTCCGAAAGCTGTTCCCACTACCGAGAGCCTAGAATCACTAACGCAAATAGAACTCAATTTTGAATCTGGACAGAATGGTTTTATTCCTTCTAATGAAGTGAGCTTAGCCCCCGTCGCAAGTGGCACAGGTACAGAAACACGTGCTCCAGAtcaaaaactcttagaagaagaCGGAACGATCATAACGCTATGA